A region of Paenimyroides aestuarii DNA encodes the following proteins:
- a CDS encoding DUF1573 domain-containing protein translates to MKKFLGIVAMTLVGAASYAQTGPKIEFKAENNTIDYGTVVKGVDTGVRTFEFTNTGDEPLVITNVRSSCGCTVPSKPEAPIMPGKSDKIEVKYNMNPGTISKTITVESNAKNVEGGTVALFIKGKVVES, encoded by the coding sequence ATGAAAAAATTTTTAGGAATAGTAGCGATGACATTGGTTGGAGCTGCTTCATACGCACAAACTGGTCCAAAAATTGAGTTTAAGGCTGAGAACAATACCATTGATTATGGTACAGTTGTTAAAGGTGTTGACACAGGTGTAAGAACTTTTGAGTTTACAAATACTGGCGATGAGCCTTTGGTTATTACCAACGTACGTTCATCATGTGGTTGTACTGTGCCTTCTAAGCCAGAAGCGCCGATTATGCCTGGAAAATCAGATAAAATTGAAGTGAAATACAACATGAATCCAGGTACAATTTCTAAAACAATTACTGTTGAATCAAACGCTAAAAACGTGGAAGGTGGAACAGTAGCTTTATTTATTAAAGGTAAAGTTGTTGAAAGCTAA
- a CDS encoding DEAD/DEAH box helicase → MNLKKINPNLKQALAEKGLTEAPAVIKEAFGTIKSGNDVVLVIENQEERAEAIAISVIQRLEKAFMLSPRALVIVEDKPQALEMEALFKELAKYTNLRIFMTHDKTDLDEDKNQISLGIDVLIGTPERLSFMFGNAGFDVNQLKMLVINNTDELLRLRHDSRLYRLSESIGKTQRMYVTQQETERLEIFVDKTMLDSYWFSDDDFEEDVD, encoded by the coding sequence ATGAATTTAAAAAAAATCAATCCAAATTTAAAGCAAGCTTTAGCCGAAAAAGGTTTAACCGAAGCACCTGCCGTTATTAAAGAAGCTTTCGGAACCATAAAATCAGGTAATGATGTGGTTTTGGTAATAGAAAATCAAGAAGAAAGAGCTGAAGCTATTGCCATTTCGGTGATTCAACGATTAGAAAAAGCCTTTATGTTATCGCCGCGTGCGTTGGTAATTGTGGAAGATAAACCGCAGGCGTTAGAAATGGAAGCTTTGTTTAAAGAATTGGCAAAATATACCAATTTGCGTATTTTCATGACCCATGATAAAACCGATTTAGACGAAGATAAAAATCAAATATCTCTAGGAATTGATGTGCTAATTGGTACACCCGAACGCCTGAGTTTTATGTTTGGAAATGCAGGTTTCGATGTAAATCAGCTAAAAATGTTGGTTATTAATAATACCGATGAACTGTTGCGTTTGCGACACGATAGCCGTTTATATCGTTTGTCAGAAAGTATTGGTAAAACCCAAAGAATGTATGTAACCCAACAAGAAACCGAACGTTTAGAAATTTTTGTAGATAAAACCATGCTAGACAGTTATTGGTTTTCTGATGATGATTTTGAAGAAGATGTAGATTAA